From the Vulpes vulpes isolate BD-2025 chromosome 15, VulVul3, whole genome shotgun sequence genome, the window TACAGCACTGAGACTAcaaattcataaaactttttaCATTCTATGGACTATTCAAAATGTTAGCCATACAAAACATGTATTTTCAGTATTGGGAATTTTAAAATCTGCAAATAGTCTTAGATAgatcaatagatagatagatagatgatacatagatgatgatagatagatagatagatgatagatagatagatagatagatagatagatagatagatagatagataatcacACTATTGTCCATTAACATGGAATAGACTACCCAAGATTTTTGAACTgctgaaataaaattcattgtCTTAAGATGGTATATACTCCTTTAACATTTATGCCTTGCTTTCAGAAGGCATCATTTGTTTTCTCATGAGTTATTTAGGAGATCATTCTCAAACTCAGGAGCTGACTACTCAGTCTCTTCAGTGCCATCTTCATGTCTTTGTTCCTCAATGTGTAGATAATAGGATTCAGAATGGGTGTAATCACAAAGTCCAAAATGGCAAGAAACTTATCCACTGGCACTGAGGGAAATGGCCACACGTAAACAAAGATGCACGGTACAAAGAACAAAACCACCACAGTGATGTGCGCTGACAGAGTTGAAAAGGCCTTAGACAAACCACCTGAGGAACGTTTCCAGACAGTGACCAGAATGAAGACATAGGAGATAAGCAACGAGAAGAAGGTGCCCATGGAAATTAACCCACTGTTGGCAGTCACCATGAACTCCATTCTGTAGGTGTCTGCACAGGCAAGTTTGATGAACCAAGGAAGGTCACAGTAAAAGCTGTCTATCTCATTAGGACCGCAAAAAGGCAAATGGATAACAAAAGCTAACTGGGTCACTGAATGAATGAGGCCAACAGCCCAAGCACCAGACAGAAGCAAAATGCACATCTGCGGGCTCATGATAGTCAGGTAGTGGAGGGGCTTACATATGGCCACATATCGATCCAAGGCCATGGAGACGAGCAGCACCATCTCAGATCCACCCAGGACATGAAGGGCAAATATCTGAATGACACATCCTTGAAAGGATATGGTTCTGTGCCCTGACTGAAGGTCAGATATCATCTTGGGAACCGTTAAGGTGGAAAGACACAAGTCAATGAATGAAAGATTGGCTAAAAGGAAGTACATAGGGGAATGTAAGTAAGGATCAAAGGTCACTGTAAAGACTACAAGGAGGTTTCCCAAAACAATTGTTACATAAAACACTGTAGAGAAGGCAAGGAGAAAATGCTGCACTGGTCTATAGGTAGAAAGTCCCAAGAATACAAACTGAGACACTTCAGAATAATTTGCTTCATACATTGGCTTTGCCTGGTGATACCTAaaagaccaaaaccaaaataacaaagaaagagtttatcaaaaattattatttaaaaacacagatttgaGCTTTCATTAAGTCTGGTTTTAAGAAGAAATCTCCAGTAACAGTCATAAGGTGCTTTATAAAAATCGTGTTAATTTATCTATTCAGCTAATATGCATAAATATTATAACTAACAATCCTATTGAGGATCTACCATGTGCGTCATACTATGTCAAGTTTTGAGGTAAAACACTGATCTTGACTTCAGGAGGTTTACAGGTTAATAGTGATTGTAGacaataaatagttttaaatacaGATAGAACTCTGATAATAGATTGAAAGGAAAAGACAGTGTACCATAAGAACAATGTGACTCATTCAACTGGTGATTGCTCAGATTCTACTTAACAAGGAGTTGTTACTACTAAAAAGTAGAATCCAGACTATGGAAATGCCGTGTGCAAATATCATGAGACAGGAAGGTTAGGAGGGCAAGAGGATGAACAACTGAAATCAGGCTGTAGTAATAGGCCAGACAGGATGGAAATTTGTATATATGAATTGAACTTTGCCTTATATCCTAAGagcaatagaaaattattaaGGATTTTAAGGAGTAGCTTGATATATTTCTGCTGTCAAATAGTCACCAAAGCTGCAATGCAAAGAATTGAGTGGAAAGCCTAAAGAAAACTTAGTGATCTCTCAGATTACTGAAGAATCATTTCATACCAGTGTGGACAAAGTGAACTATTCAGTCAACAGTGTTGGCACAATGAatgaaacatggaaaaaatgcaGGTCTTTGCCTTTAAACATGAACTCAaggaaatttttaatgaatatctaaatgttaaaaaacaaaagaaacatgtAAATACTTAGACATTAAGAtggaaaattcattcttttttttttagagggaggggggaggatcagacagagagggagaaagagagtcttaagcaaagtttatgcccagtatggagcccaaaacagggctcaatctcacaaccataacaccatgatctgagctgaaatcaagagttggacaattaactgactgagccacctaggcaccatGGAAAACTTCATTCTTAACATCCTTCACTAACAAATGAAGAGGAAATAGTTGAAAGTAGCCAAGACATTAAAAGCAAAACCAGGGCagcttaggtggctcagcagtttagcactgcattcggcccagagcatgatcctggagacccgggctccctgcatggagcctgcttctccctctgcctgtgtctctgcctctctctctctgtctctcataaataaataaataaaatctttttaaaaataaataaataaataaataaataaataaataaataaatgcaagatcATATTATATGTAGTAATACATAGATATAGGAAGATAgtatatatagacatacatattaatatttttatatggagATATAAGCActataaagtaaaagtaaaatcactgtgaaaaataccaaatgattgacatttttaatatgaaattatttattccaaatgcatttcaaaaatgCATataccaattttaaaatgagtaagacattaaaaacaaaatgcctaTTAATCAGAATCGTATGAAAAGTAAAACAGTAATCAGacaaatgtaaatgggatcatGCCAGAGTGCCATTTTTGTTCTAACAAATtgtctaagttttaaaaatattgatgatttATTATGGATGAGTCTGTGAAGAATCAGATATATTCATACACTGTTAATAATAGCATGAATTGATACAATTCTCCAGAAGTACATTCAAAATAGATACAAAAAGGCCAACAAACTGGGAaaggtagaagaaatggataaattcctagaaacatactaCCTTCCAAAATGgaatcaggaagaagaaaaactgaataggctaattactaattataaaattgtatttataatcaagaaaactcccaaaaaacaataGTCAGGATCAGATGGATTTACAAGTAAATTATATCAAACAGTTAAAgacttaatacctattcttctcaaagtatttcaaaaaacagaagaggaaatagtttccaaatatattctatgaggccagcctTCCCCTGATATTAAAACCAAAGCCACTATGAAAAAAGAAGACTAGAGGCCAATATCCCTTATTAACAGActtgcaaaaatcctcaataaaattttagcaaactGGATTCAACAATTCAGTAAAAGGATCATTCActataatcaagtgggatttgtgCCAGGGaagcaaggatggttcaatattcacacataaatcaacatgatacatcacattaacaaaatagattaaaactatatgatcatctcagtagatatAGAAAAAACATTggacaaaattcagcatctattcctgataaaaactctcaacaaaatgggtTTAGAtagaatatacctcaacataatagagGTCATATATGACAAATTCACAGGCAgcatcatactcaatagtgaaaaacagaacttctcctctaagatcaggaacaagacaaatatGTCCACAAATGCTACCTTTATTCAATGTAATATTATAaatcttagccacagcaatcagacaacaacaacaaaaattaaaggcatccaaactggtaaagaagaaggaaagcttcactattcacagataacatgatatatacatagaaaatcctaaagactcaaaaaaaagtctactagaactgataaaagTATTCACAGAAAGCTGTCACATTTCTATACACGAATAAGGAAGTagcaaaaggagaaattaagaaaaagtatcatttataattgtatcaaaaagaaaaaaaatacttaggaataaatttaacaaagaagatgaaagaagtaTACTTGGAAAACTGTAAGATATTGATGAAATACATTAAAGACAACATGTACAAATGTTTCCAttatataccatgctcatggtttggaagaattaataccactaaaatgtccatactatccaaagaaatctacaaatttaagaccatttctatcaaaataacgtttttcacagaactagaataaataaacctaagacttgtatggaaccacaaaaaaaccccaaatagccaaaaaaatcttgagaaaagaCAGAGTTGGAAGTACCACAATCcttgatttcaagatatactataaagttatggtatataaacaaaatagtatggaactggcacaaaataaacacatagattgGTAGAACAAAAATagctcagaaatagacccatacttatatgatcaattagtctatgacaaaggaggcaagaatgggGAATagacactctctaaaataaatgatattgagaaaactggacagctactgcaaaagaatgaaattggaccattttcttacaccatacatggaaataaactcaaatggattaaagaccaaatgtgagacctgaaactataaactataaaactcctagaagaaaacataagcagtaatctcttggacttTGGCCTTAGCCACGTATTTATGAATATGCCTCCTCAGGCAaggaaataagagcaaaaatgaattattgggactgcatcaaaataaaagactttggcagagtgaaggaaaccaacagcaaaacaaaaaggtgacaatgaatgggagaagatattggtaaatatatatttgataagaggttaatataaaaaataaaaaacaattcaatttaaaaatgggcagagcacacaaatatacatttttcaaaatggccaaaagacacgtaaaaagatgctcaatttcactaatcatcaaggaaataaaaatcaaaaccacaataacattatcacttcacacctgtcaaaatagctagaatcaaaaagacaagaaataacaaatgttggcaaagatgtggagaaaaaagaaccttcCCTGTgtattgttggtgggagtgtaaattggtatagccactgtggaaaacaggatggagtttcctcaaaagattaaaatagaaataccatatgattgaaTAAccactcaaagaaaataaaaatattaattcaaaaagttACATGtcccccaatgtttattgcagtattactgacaatagccaagatgtggaagcaatctaagtgtccatcaatagatgaatggataaagatgaagagatagatagatagatagatgatggtagatagatgatagatagatagatagatagatagatagatagatagatagacagccattatatatactattcagccattaggaaagaatgagatcttgccatttgcca encodes:
- the LOC140595793 gene encoding olfactory receptor 4F6-like codes for the protein MYEANYSEVSQFVFLGLSTYRPVQHFLLAFSTVFYVTIVLGNLLVVFTVTFDPYLHSPMYFLLANLSFIDLCLSTLTVPKMISDLQSGHRTISFQGCVIQIFALHVLGGSEMVLLVSMALDRYVAICKPLHYLTIMSPQMCILLLSGAWAVGLIHSVTQLAFVIHLPFCGPNEIDSFYCDLPWFIKLACADTYRMEFMVTANSGLISMGTFFSLLISYVFILVTVWKRSSGGLSKAFSTLSAHITVVVLFFVPCIFVYVWPFPSVPVDKFLAILDFVITPILNPIIYTLRNKDMKMALKRLSSQLLSLRMIS